Below is a genomic region from Henckelia pumila isolate YLH828 chromosome 3, ASM3356847v2, whole genome shotgun sequence.
ctaatatagttagtataaagtcaggtatagtatatcatatcacattattataagatctgtgtcgtagacaaccttttatataataacatgagattatacaaatatggttagtatataaatacacaataatatatatcatatcacgttattataaggtcagtgtcatagacaatcttttatataataacatgaaattatatattgatatagttagtatatatacatatatcatatcacgttattgtttaaaaaccttagaggcttttatacttgtcgtatcccttaccgggagtgtgggatgtcgtcttaacatcctcccagaatttataacaagttttgaaaaaaaacttatttttttttcataacatgatatcatatattaatatatacataataaaaatatataaacagtaaaataaaaattcttacttgttgaatatttttgacttcttcttgtattttggagcgtcagaaaatatagagaaccttcgagcgatcgtgctgataacgtgttgtgaaaaagtaaaaatttatggtaaaaagtaaaaactccaaaactcaaaatatatcaaactctacacttcacaatatttttctctcaattcaattgtatttttaatcacaaatgaagacctatttatagatacacatttgagattaatccaaaaataaatacatcatcatctacatcatcacacactaattttccacattttacaactcaatattcaacattcaacattcaatattcaacataatattaataataataatatttttcaacaaaaccatatatttttagagaaaaaaaaaacaagaaatataAACAAGAAAAAGATGTTATATACCCTGTTCATTATATCATAATACCCAAAAAAAGAGTGTTTGCAAAGCTAAATGTAACAAGAAATGAACAAGTAAACACCAAATTCAGAATAGAACAGAGTACtgataattatcaaattaataGCATAGTGTTACACAATCCCAATAAAAATACAGGGCAGTTCATTATTATTCTAACAAGTAGCTGATTGACTAACCCTAATTTGAAATGGTAATTTAGCCCCAAATCTCGAAATCCAAGCACTTACAAACAGCGATTCGGAAACGCCATGGATAATTTCATTCGGAGCTTCATACCGATCATGCTTCGAGAAGAGGAAGGAGCCTTTTGAAGCCAAATTTACCTCTCTTCTCTCCATTCACGCAGTCGAAACCACAACCACATTGGGGGCTTTCCTCGAAATTATCCACCGGAAAAGTAGCCGAAGCGATACCGACGGAGAGATACAGATCTTCGCCGTCCATGGTCACCTCCACGATGTTTATCCAGAAAAACAGTATTTTGACTTGAATACCTTTCAGATTCTTTATCTTCTTGCTCGAGATCGTGCCGGTGACTTTGGTGCTGTACTTGAGATCGTATCCTTGAATCGTGAACTTGCAGGTTTTTTCCAGATGAACCTCGAAGTCCCCGGTGCTAGAGTCCAGCTCGTAGCTAGTCACGCCTTTCGGCAGCAGGCCTACGGGAAAGTCGTACGATTCGAGAACTTCGTAGACTGTTATGGACGAATCTCCGGCGGCGGCGGCGATCGCCGGAGAGGCACAGAGGAGGCCAATTATGAAGAGTATGGACATGGCTTGGCTTCTAGGACAGATGGGTAGCTGAGATAATTACGAGACGTTTTGAATTTCGAGAACAAGCTCGAGATTGgctttttaagattttatttgtCGTGCggaatttaatattatatatttaagttGTACGACATCCATCTACCACCGGTGACTCCAAGCTACCcagattttgttttttttctttttgtgaTGGTCgatgatttttggttttttagcttgcacttgataaatttttgaattaacgTAATTGTTTGTTAATAATAGACTAATAGTGGAGTTAGGAATTTCAATTTACTAGGGTTAGAATTTTTACTTTTTGAATCCTTcaatattttgaattgaattattCGGACtaatatcaaaaataattttctttttACACAAATTTGTGTCATCCGGGCTTGAGTGTAGTTCCGTAATTACTTGCAAACTTCGCTAGTCAAATTTTACAAGTTGTTAGAGGGTTTGGATCCCTGCTGTGGGCAACAGCcccctttctttcttttttttctttgttttttttttattatatttaagtttttatattttttaaaaaacatatttGGTTTTTTGgtttctttttctttattttggcctttttaaatcatacattttaatttttttaaaaaaaacatttattttttatcttatcattttcttggatcATTTTTTCgtcttataattttaaaattcggTTTTAGTTCTAGAAACTTTCGATTACTTCcgtttgatttttggtttttataaaaaaatcgaTTCACCTAATtaacaaaattataaataattatatttggtTTTTTTAATTAGACTTTACATAtagtttatgatatttttaaaatatttaaatagttAAAATTATACTCAATTTTAATTTGTCGAGCATAATGtgttttattatgataaaaTCTCATAtccaaatattaattttataattttcacTTTTACAAATAAGTTAATTTGGATTTTTATAGAATTTACTtataatttatgatatttttaaatgtatatatatttaatattatacttatttttttctttttttcaagAATAATTGTgttaaaataatacaaaaaatgacaagataaaaaatgatatatttttttaaaaaattaaaaattataaataaatttaaaaaagtcAAAAGAGaggaacaaaaaacaaaaaaaaattcctcaaaatttaaacacaaaaaatttagcaaaaaaaaaaaactgatcaTAAAAAGTAAAgaccaaaaaatatataaaaaaaattaaatataataaaataaagaaaaaaagaaaataaaaagaaagaaaaaggaaaagaaagggGGCTGTGGGGGAAACGACAGTACCCCCTGCTGTGGACAACCCCACCGCAGGGGATCCAAACCCGTTGTTAGACTAATCCAAGAAAGTATTATAGTAGGTGTGATCGTCATGTTAGATAGCAAATTTAGCTACCCGAATTAGACGCGAAAATATCAGATACCTGATATTATAGGTAGTTTCGAATATCCGACAGTGGATACCCGAAATTGAAGCCTCACTTTGAAGGTGATTGATACAAATTTTTTTGATCTAAAAGATCttgaatccttttttttttcatattccaTGAAAATTCATGTTTATAATATCTTGAATCcaccaaatattatatataatttaaaaaataataagtcGGATATCAGATATCCGATCGAGTATCATAAAAAATTATCCAACACCAACAAGACATTTTAAACAACTAACCGACCCGATCGGGTTTTGAAACTCACTCCATAATGAATAATACAATTGCTTGATTCAACaagtttgaatttaaaattaatctatatatatatacatataaataaatcaaataaatttgatattatgatttaaTACATGGAATGAAAGACTCCGCTCCAAGGGAAATATATATTGAATGTGGATGCGGGCTTTGATAGTGAAAAGATACAAGTTTGATTGATCATGTAGCTGAAAATTCATGAACTACTACATATCCGAAATTTCATTTCCCTTAAACATATGAAGAAGAGAGATATATGAGGCTGCTCACATGTTAGCAAGGAAAGCACATCTCTTACTTCCAATGTGGAATTTGGTTATAACAATTTACCTCGGTTTTTAGAAGATGTATATATGGATTTACTTCGTTAATGATATGATGTTTTTCagatttaataattattttttaaatccaaATAAAGCCGAAGTCATCTATATTaccttatttaaatttaatatattagtCTCCATATCACGATCCACGAGTCGCAAAATGACTTTCTCGGGCTGGGCCTCAAACATTTTAATGGGCCGTTAGTTGTTGACTGTATGCCCTTATTCGTAGTATATAAATCTACAAACCCTAATCTCATTCATCTTCCCCACTTCGTTTAAGCATCGGCGGCGGCAACAGCAGTAGCAGCAGCCATGGTATGTTTGCTGATTCGAAGTTCTAAGATTTTTACGCGAAGTTGCTTTACATTTACCGACCAATTTTGATTTTTCAGGGTATCGATTTGGTCGCTGGAGGTAAGTGCAAGAAGACCAAGCGCACGGCTCCAAAATCCAATGATATATACCTTAAACTCCTCGTCAAGGTTTCACCTTTTTCGGTTTCATGATTTATTGTATTGAAGAAGATATTAGATTCTGGGGATTGTAGTATGATTTCATTTTGTTGGCGGCAGTTATATCGGTTTCTGGTGAGGAGGACCGGAAGCAGCTTCAACGCGGTCGTGCTGAAGCGGCTGTTCATGAGTAAGGTCAACAAGGCCCCGCTCTCTCTCTCCCGACTGGCAGCTCACATGAAGGGCAAGGTATTCTTCTTTTTTGCGAAATCAGTTTTGCTTTTTTAGATCCTAATAAAATGCGATTTTCTATTTGTGTTGATATGATTGAATTGATCTGCTAAAATGAGGAAAATGAATACGCCAATCCATTGTTAAAACCTTAGTGTGGGAATGTTCGAAGAAGTATATATTTCTAGTGAATGCAGATAGCACTGCCAAATTCGAAGTATTAATTTGGTGTGGGTCAAGATCTTTCAGGGAAAACCAGAACTTTGAATGCAATATAGTTGCTGGAAGGTTAAGTTTGGTAGGGTGTTTTAGGGATTTTTGAAGAAGTCAATCAAATAATTGCACCCATCTACATGGTTTCATTAATTTACTCTTTCATCAACATGCTGCATATCTTGGTTCAGtttctattttaaatttattttagcataaGAAATTTATGAGTTAACCTCTGTTAAAAACTTATAATATCATGATAATTGACAGGAGGACAAGATTGCAGTTCTTGTGGGGACAATTACTGATGATCCTAGGATACATGAAATCCCAGCTATAAAGGTGACTGCCCTGAGGTTTACGGAGACGGCAAGGGCGAGGATCGAGAAGGCGGGAGGAGAATGTTTGACTTTTGATCAACTTGCTCTTAGAGCCCCTCTTGGCCAGAATACGGTAAGAATTTTGAACTTTGGCTGACCCCAGTTCTTTTTTTGTTGGTTAAGTACTGGAGTAGTTGACATTCGACAGTCTTATATGAACTGCGATAGGTGTGTTATATAATGGTTGCTCTTCACTTGCCATATCATAATATATCATTGGATCAAAACTAATACCTTGTACTAGTAGAACTCTTGAGTGATTATTGAACTGTTGTGATCAGGTGCTCCTGAGGGGCCCTACTAAGGCCAGAGAAGCAGTCAAGCACTTTGGTCCAGCTCCTGGTGTTCCACACAGCCACACCAAACCTTATGTACGAGCCAAGGGAAGGAAGTTTGAGCGGGCTAGGGGAAGAAGAAATAGCAGAGGCTTCCGAGTTTAAACTAAGATTGAAGGTTTCATATTTGTCGCCTACCAAGTTGGACTTTATAATACCCCTGGTGCATTTCCTTGAGCTTGTTGTTGATACAGCTTTTGGATGCACCTGTTCTGAATTTTTCGTACTGTTTTATTTGCACTGCATCACCCTCGGAGGAGATTTCGTGAGAACTTGTTTTAGGAacagttttgatttttgaagtCATTACAACCTTTATGTTTTTCAATGCTTGTGAGCTGGTTATATGTGGATCACTGACTCTCATCCTTGTTAATTCCTTGTTAGCTGTgacttaaatttaattttgtcgtatttttttatattgttaCGACACACCTCTTTCGCAATTCCTTTTCTCCTATACACCCAAAAGTCAAAACTATGGTGGCCCCAAAAGAAAATGAGAAAATTTTTGTTCTAATAATTAGGCTTTAAACATGTATTTCGAAACTCAAATTGATAACTCAAAATGTAAAAAACGTTAAACGCTTCTCTTTTTTctcattttatataaaaaaaaactggGTTTTCACTCTGGCTGTGCTATGCAATCCCAGGAACAAGAATTGGGTTTTCtcattcattatatatatatatatacccaaTTCTTGTTCCTGGGACTGCATAGCACATGTATATATAATGAGAAAACCCAATTCTTGTTCCTGGGACTGAATAGCACAGCCAGAGTGAAAACccagtggtttttttttttttttttttttgagtgaaAACCCAATTCTTTAATCTCTGGCAAGGGTTTTACGAAACAGCTGATGCAAAGAAGAAAATACAATAATGCACGTCATTTTCCAAGTATTCAACCAAGAATTTCATTAGTCAAAGTTTATATATCATTCAACCAATAATCGAATCCTTATCAGTTATCCCTCGGCCGGCACCCTTCCCTAGGCAATTCCC
It encodes:
- the LOC140888824 gene encoding uncharacterized protein At5g01610-like, with translation MSILFIIGLLCASPAIAAAAGDSSITVYEVLESYDFPVGLLPKGVTSYELDSSTGDFEVHLEKTCKFTIQGYDLKYSTKVTGTISSKKIKNLKGIQVKILFFWINIVEVTMDGEDLYLSVGIASATFPVDNFEESPQCGCGFDCVNGEKRGKFGFKRLLPLLEA
- the LOC140886343 gene encoding large ribosomal subunit protein eL18y, whose protein sequence is MGIDLVAGGKCKKTKRTAPKSNDIYLKLLVKLYRFLVRRTGSSFNAVVLKRLFMSKVNKAPLSLSRLAAHMKGKEDKIAVLVGTITDDPRIHEIPAIKVTALRFTETARARIEKAGGECLTFDQLALRAPLGQNTVLLRGPTKAREAVKHFGPAPGVPHSHTKPYVRAKGRKFERARGRRNSRGFRV